The Catenulispora sp. EB89 genome includes a region encoding these proteins:
- a CDS encoding CAP domain-containing protein, protein MDIRTWQEAGVRAGAYSARHRARSPFSPLRPTPIAIGSLSTAAIAAFAFVAPGILHSPAGSASTVLDGAPNPMAPLSPGGGGNAAPGYVSVTSPTTSATSDSPAAPSSTATSPAAAPMSSTSPSPFTERTPTMSSSTPRPSQPLPSRSQPPPTGPTSPSQPPTTPPTAPTTPVPTTPTTPPTTQSSTAPFNASAAVASALGEISAARSQQGVDLLSTDSLLTKAAKVHSTDMAHTGDFSHIGSDGSDPFSRASDLGCYSLSQELIAHGKPGDDVIGALMRDSSSRRALLSFWNSSIGVSAQLDPATGDVYWSIELGWG, encoded by the coding sequence ATGGACATACGCACCTGGCAGGAGGCCGGCGTCCGGGCCGGCGCCTACAGCGCGCGCCATCGGGCCCGCAGCCCGTTCAGCCCGCTGCGGCCGACCCCGATCGCCATCGGCAGCCTGTCCACGGCGGCCATCGCCGCGTTCGCCTTCGTCGCGCCGGGGATCCTGCACAGTCCGGCCGGGTCCGCCTCGACCGTCCTGGACGGCGCGCCGAACCCGATGGCGCCGCTGTCGCCGGGCGGCGGCGGCAACGCGGCCCCGGGGTACGTGAGCGTCACCTCGCCGACGACGTCGGCGACCTCGGACTCCCCCGCCGCGCCGAGCAGCACGGCGACGTCCCCCGCCGCCGCGCCCATGAGCTCGACCAGCCCGTCGCCGTTCACGGAGCGCACGCCGACCATGTCGTCGTCCACGCCACGGCCTTCGCAGCCGCTGCCGAGCCGGTCGCAGCCGCCGCCGACGGGCCCGACCTCGCCGAGCCAGCCCCCGACGACGCCGCCGACCGCGCCGACCACCCCGGTCCCGACCACGCCGACGACGCCGCCGACCACCCAGAGCAGCACGGCGCCGTTCAACGCCTCGGCCGCGGTCGCCTCGGCCCTCGGCGAGATCAGCGCCGCGCGCTCGCAGCAGGGCGTGGACCTGCTGAGCACCGACTCGCTGCTGACCAAGGCCGCCAAGGTGCACTCCACCGACATGGCGCACACCGGCGACTTCAGCCACATCGGCTCCGACGGCTCGGACCCGTTCAGCCGCGCGTCGGACCTGGGCTGCTACTCGCTGTCCCAGGAGCTCATCGCGCACGGCAAGCCCGGGGACGACGTGATCGGGGCGCTGATGCGGGACTCGTCTTCGCGGCGGGCGCTGCTGTCGTTCTGGAACAGCTCGATCGGCGTCTCGGCGCAGCTGGACCCGGCGACCGGGGACGTGTACTGGTCGATCGAGCTCGGCTGGGGATAG
- a CDS encoding NAD(P)/FAD-dependent oxidoreductase, whose amino-acid sequence MSTISSQAPESGQGTPDAPAVVVIGAGPAGLTAAYQLVKAGVRPSVFEADDVVGGISRTVERGGWRFDIGGHRFFTKAGPVEALWHEILPDEDFLMRPRMSRIHYRGKLFDYPLKAGNALSGLGLVEAARCVGSYVWAQIKPPKDQTKFEGWVAARFGFRLYSIFFKTYTEKVWGMPANEIEADWAAQRIKNLSLFKAVANALAPKRNQKQITSLIEQFQYPKYGPGMMWERCRDLVADGGGSVVMNTWVKTVHRAEGGAVAVTVKDAAGERTVPADHVVSSMPISALVRAMDPPAPAEVLAAADDLRYRDFLTVALVVPESAGFPDNWIYIHTPGVRVGRIQNFGSWSPYLVKEGRTCLGLEYFVSEGDDLWEAADDVLIKQGAQELEALGLVSSDAVEEGYVVRMPKAYPVYDEYYRGNVEVIREWLAREVPNVHPVGRNGMHRYNNQDHSMMTAMLTAENIATGTTHDVWSVNVEEEYHEEGSEQKPSGTSGTGRDAPILPRRRVEQTQAQSDQKV is encoded by the coding sequence GTGTCAACAATCTCTTCGCAAGCGCCAGAATCCGGACAGGGCACGCCCGACGCGCCCGCCGTCGTCGTCATCGGGGCCGGGCCGGCCGGACTGACCGCCGCCTACCAGCTGGTCAAGGCCGGGGTGCGGCCGTCGGTCTTCGAGGCCGACGACGTGGTCGGCGGCATCAGCCGGACCGTGGAGCGCGGCGGATGGCGCTTCGACATCGGCGGCCACCGCTTCTTCACCAAGGCCGGGCCGGTGGAGGCGCTGTGGCACGAGATCCTGCCCGACGAGGACTTCCTGATGCGGCCGCGCATGAGTCGCATCCACTACCGCGGCAAGCTGTTCGACTACCCGCTCAAGGCCGGCAACGCGCTGTCCGGGCTGGGCCTGGTCGAGGCCGCGCGCTGCGTCGGCTCCTACGTGTGGGCGCAGATCAAGCCGCCGAAGGACCAGACCAAGTTCGAGGGCTGGGTCGCCGCGCGCTTCGGCTTCCGGCTCTACTCGATCTTCTTCAAGACCTACACCGAGAAGGTGTGGGGCATGCCGGCCAACGAGATCGAGGCCGACTGGGCCGCCCAGCGCATCAAGAACCTGTCGCTGTTCAAGGCGGTCGCCAACGCGCTGGCCCCGAAGCGGAACCAGAAGCAGATCACCAGCCTGATCGAGCAGTTCCAGTACCCGAAGTACGGCCCCGGCATGATGTGGGAGCGCTGCCGCGACCTGGTCGCCGACGGCGGCGGCTCGGTCGTGATGAACACCTGGGTCAAGACCGTGCACCGGGCCGAGGGCGGCGCGGTCGCGGTGACCGTCAAGGACGCCGCCGGCGAGCGCACCGTCCCGGCCGACCACGTCGTGTCCTCGATGCCGATCTCCGCCCTGGTGCGCGCCATGGACCCGCCGGCCCCGGCCGAGGTCCTGGCCGCCGCCGACGACCTGCGCTACCGCGACTTCCTCACCGTCGCGCTGGTGGTCCCGGAGTCCGCGGGCTTCCCCGACAACTGGATCTACATCCACACCCCCGGGGTGCGCGTCGGCCGGATCCAGAACTTCGGCTCCTGGTCGCCGTACCTGGTCAAGGAAGGGCGCACCTGCCTGGGCCTGGAGTACTTCGTCTCCGAGGGCGACGACCTGTGGGAGGCCGCCGACGACGTCCTGATCAAGCAGGGCGCGCAGGAGCTCGAAGCCCTCGGCCTGGTGTCCTCGGACGCCGTCGAGGAGGGCTACGTGGTCCGGATGCCGAAGGCGTACCCGGTCTACGACGAGTACTACCGCGGCAACGTCGAGGTGATCCGCGAGTGGCTGGCGCGCGAGGTGCCGAACGTGCACCCGGTCGGCCGCAACGGCATGCACCGCTACAACAACCAGGACCACTCGATGATGACGGCGATGCTCACCGCCGAGAACATCGCTACCGGCACCACGCACGACGTGTGGTCGGTGAACGTCGAGGAGGAGTACCACGAGGAGGGCTCGGAGCAGAAGCCGTCCGGCACCTCGGGCACCGGCCGCGACGCGCCGATCCTGCCGCGCCGCCGGGTCGAGCAGACGCAGGCCCAGTCCGACCAGAAGGTCTGA
- a CDS encoding DUF2142 domain-containing protein, with product MSRTVPARQRQTFERQALRRKAFERRARDRRALNRQAFKHQSRQALVRRTWLSAFAAFALLAVAWSLAMPPDGTTDERQHLERAYGAVTGHLLAPQGEDPLVHRPGAAFEVPKSLLPPNALCVYFPNYHQDESWVARAASCQHPAPATHAKVRVVSWVGRYNPLYYLAVGGPLRFWPDLTGILLSRILAALLASAFVAAAAMVALRTRRPLLLAALLTVLTPTTIALNSTVNPNGVEISAAVLLWVCMVDLARPGAAMRASAGGAVSGAVGRRRGGAGAVPATQTEPALAAGKSPAGRLHWWRRAVSAAPAVETGAVVRVGEQASVAGKSPAGRLHWRRRGGAGAVPATQTELASAAGRSPAGRLHWRRAAPAAENGAAVRADEQASAAGKLPAGRLHWRRRAASAAPVAESGAVVRAGEQASAVSGSAARRSSVGALQWRRSRGVSVAGSSAESRSAVLTSEPGSAARLSLGAMPQRVRQAMRAESAAVSQTALLALAAISGAVVLTVRAEGPFWFALAVCGSLLAAERGRVRELLRWRAGRLVGAAWFVIGLAAVAWNAVSGNSKVTRTLIAVHPADHRVSALLRVVAVNRVGGWFSEAFALDVPASWAPMLWAGLAAVVLIPLAMLRSRRVVAVALGVAAASLGITVVLEIKYLGTLGWSQYGRYFLPGLAGTAVLLASGPAGELSPVLRRRIPRLVVVGVAFCQLWVLAVEMTRVQAGPNAPLNPLAGSWHPAVGSLVVLVVAGLGAVALIAVVWAATAAETSSATPTRPVPTAVPATGPSNVRTTVPAAPAAPAEPQVVAEPANS from the coding sequence GTGTCCCGGACCGTGCCCGCGCGGCAGCGCCAGACGTTCGAGCGACAGGCATTGCGGCGCAAGGCTTTCGAGCGCCGGGCCCGCGACCGCCGAGCCCTCAACCGCCAGGCCTTCAAGCACCAGTCCCGCCAAGCACTCGTCCGCCGCACCTGGCTGTCGGCCTTCGCGGCGTTCGCCCTGCTGGCCGTCGCCTGGTCCCTGGCGATGCCGCCGGACGGCACCACCGACGAGCGCCAGCACCTGGAGCGCGCCTACGGAGCGGTGACCGGCCACCTGCTGGCACCGCAGGGCGAGGACCCGCTGGTACACCGTCCGGGAGCGGCCTTCGAGGTCCCCAAGAGCCTGCTGCCGCCGAACGCCCTCTGCGTCTACTTCCCGAACTACCACCAGGACGAAAGCTGGGTCGCCCGCGCGGCGAGCTGCCAGCACCCGGCCCCGGCCACGCACGCGAAGGTCCGCGTGGTGTCCTGGGTGGGGCGCTACAACCCGCTGTACTACCTCGCGGTCGGCGGCCCGCTCCGCTTCTGGCCGGACCTGACCGGCATCCTGCTGAGCCGCATCCTCGCGGCCCTGCTGGCATCGGCGTTCGTGGCGGCGGCCGCGATGGTCGCGCTGCGGACCCGGCGCCCCCTGCTGTTGGCCGCGCTGCTGACGGTGCTGACGCCGACGACGATCGCACTGAACTCGACGGTGAACCCGAACGGGGTCGAGATCTCGGCGGCGGTGCTGCTGTGGGTGTGCATGGTGGACCTGGCGCGGCCGGGTGCCGCGATGCGCGCTTCGGCGGGCGGTGCGGTGAGCGGTGCGGTGGGTCGGCGGCGCGGAGGCGCCGGGGCGGTGCCGGCGACTCAGACCGAACCGGCCTTGGCAGCGGGAAAGTCGCCGGCTGGAAGGCTGCATTGGTGGCGGCGGGCGGTCTCGGCGGCGCCGGCGGTTGAGACCGGCGCTGTAGTGCGCGTGGGCGAGCAGGCTTCGGTGGCGGGAAAGTCGCCGGCTGGAAGGCTGCACTGGCGGCGGCGCGGAGGTGCCGGGGCGGTGCCGGCGACTCAGACCGAACTGGCTTCGGCGGCGGGAAGGTCGCCAGCTGGAAGGCTGCATTGGCGGCGGGCGGCGCCGGCGGCAGAGAACGGCGCTGCGGTGCGCGCGGACGAGCAGGCTTCGGCGGCGGGAAAGTTGCCAGCTGGAAGGCTGCATTGGCGGCGGCGGGCGGCTTCGGCGGCGCCGGTGGCTGAGTCAGGCGCTGTGGTGCGCGCGGGTGAGCAGGCTTCGGCGGTGTCGGGGTCTGCGGCTCGTCGGTCGTCCGTCGGTGCGTTGCAGTGGCGGCGATCGCGGGGAGTTTCCGTGGCGGGGTCGTCTGCTGAGTCGAGGTCTGCTGTGCTGACCTCCGAGCCCGGGTCTGCGGCGCGCTTGTCTCTGGGGGCCATGCCGCAGCGAGTCCGGCAAGCGATGCGTGCGGAGTCCGCGGCCGTCTCCCAGACCGCACTCCTCGCCCTCGCTGCGATCTCCGGCGCCGTCGTCCTCACCGTCCGGGCCGAGGGTCCGTTCTGGTTCGCGCTCGCGGTCTGCGGCTCGTTGTTGGCGGCCGAGCGTGGTCGGGTGCGGGAGTTGCTGCGGTGGCGCGCCGGTCGCCTCGTCGGTGCCGCGTGGTTCGTGATCGGGTTGGCGGCGGTGGCCTGGAATGCCGTGTCCGGCAACTCCAAGGTCACCCGGACCCTCATCGCTGTGCATCCCGCCGACCACCGCGTCAGTGCTTTGCTGCGGGTGGTCGCCGTGAACCGGGTCGGCGGTTGGTTCTCCGAGGCGTTCGCGCTTGACGTGCCCGCGTCGTGGGCGCCGATGCTGTGGGCCGGGCTCGCGGCCGTGGTGCTGATTCCGTTGGCGATGCTGCGGAGCCGGCGGGTGGTGGCCGTGGCGCTCGGGGTCGCGGCGGCTTCGCTCGGCATCACCGTCGTGCTGGAGATCAAGTACCTCGGCACGCTCGGCTGGTCGCAGTACGGTCGCTACTTCCTGCCGGGGCTGGCCGGGACGGCCGTGCTGCTGGCGTCCGGTCCGGCCGGGGAGCTTTCGCCGGTGCTGCGGCGCCGGATTCCGCGGCTGGTCGTCGTCGGCGTCGCATTCTGTCAGCTGTGGGTGCTCGCCGTGGAGATGACGCGGGTGCAGGCCGGGCCGAACGCTCCGCTGAACCCGCTCGCCGGGTCGTGGCATCCGGCCGTCGGGTCGCTCGTTGTGCTGGTCGTCGCGGGGCTCGGGGCCGTCGCGCTGATCGCCGTGGTGTGGGCCGCCACCGCGGCCGAAACGTCCTCCGCGACGCCGACGAGGCCGGTGCCGACCGCCGTCCCCGCCACCGGTCCGTCCAACGTCCGAACCACCGTCCCCGCAGCCCCCGCGGCACCGGCCGAACCCCAGGTGGTAGCAGAGCCGGCAAACTCCTAG